CGTGATGATCGGCGTGGGGCTCTTCACCAATGTTGTGTACTTCGGGCTCTTGCAGACGTTCCCCTTTATCATGTTGACGTCTCCAAACTTCATCCTGTCTTGCGGTAAGTAGCGGAGGGTTCCTCGCTTTAGGTGACTTCATAGCCCCTGACCCCTCCATAGTCTCACATGTTCCTCTCCCCGACAGCTCTGGTGGTGCTGAACCATTACTTGGCTTTCCAATACTTTGCAGAAGAATATTACCCCTTCTCAGAGGTAAGTAGTCACCTGTCCTATAAACCTGTGTCCCTGTGCTCACGTCCTTCCTGTGAGCTTCTTTAGAAAGGATCTCGAAGCCAGAAGTGCAGTAAACACTGACACACTGCCCGGCACTATAAGGCCATGTGCGTATATCAGGAAAGTAgcgcagatttaaagggattaTAGAGTATTTCAAGAACCTGGGCCCCAGCAGATCATGGGTCTAAGGTTAGGCAATCCCATTCACAACCTATAGTCAGGTGAGGGAAGCAGCAAACATTTTACCCGTTAAGAAAGGAGAAGTTTAGGATCGTTCGAAGGAGCAGCAGTTACTTGTCTATGTGGGATGGAGACACCTGTTTGGCCGCTCTGCTGAGCCGAATTTACTGGATTGTGTATCCACAATAGTTCCCGAACTTACAGCATCATAATTGGTGATGATCCTGTAGGTCAAGCCAGGGTCGTGCATGGACTGTGCCCTAGGGGTCCCCGAATCTCTATGGGGTTTATGTAGCAGCTGAGGATCTGCTCGCAGGGGATTCGTCACAATCCTCTTGCAGCAGACACACGAAGCTCAGCTGCAGATTTACCACTAATCTGTCAAGGACACTGATTGCGGTAATTGGTGTAAACTCCAGGCCGCCTGTCATCATGGCCGCACATACCCACAGAAGCTCGGGGTGCGGGGCAAGGACCTCTGGAGTGGAGATGGTCCTGGAAGAAGTCAGGATTCTATGGGAAACCTAATCTTCATTAGTTACTTAGTGCTGCAGTAATCTGCTGTGATACCTATTACCATTATACTTAATGAGACTGACCACCTTTAGGAAAGTTTAATAGGGTGACCCCAATAGGGTGGGTCACATGATTCCACCGGCCAGCACAGCAGGGACTTTGGGTCCTGTTCCCTGCTAGTTGCTGTGTGCATGCCACCTCCAGCATAACCACACTCCTATGAGTGGTTGGAGGGGCATCCTGAGGACATACGCACACACCCACCACCCATAGGGGAGCGGTCATGACTGGGGTCGTGCAGACATTACTGGGCACAGACATCACAGGAACTTTGCCAGTTGATGCCTGCCGCTCCCGACGGCTTCCAGGAAGGTATAACAGTATAAGTATAATATGGATGACCCTCTTGGGGTCACCCACTTATCCTGTTAAACTTTCCTAATGGAGGCCAGCCCCTTTAAATGGGTGTTCACGCATTATAGGGAGTAAGGGGCTCCCAGTAATTACGTGTATACAGGTCCACAACCATCTCTTTAAATTGCTGCTTCAGGATCTAAACCATGAACTTGGTGTTTACACTGCCGGACATTATAAGGAAGAAACGCGGTCATCTCAGTAGTGCGGCCTCAGATCCAGTCAGAAGCTGTAGTAGTgtccatcacatagacagggcggAGGTACAGGCACTCATATAATGTCACTGTATTTCTCTGCAGGTTCTCGCTTATTTCACCTTCTGCCTCTGGCTCATTCCCTTCGCTTTCTTTGTGTCGCTATCGGCCGGAGAGAATGTGCTTCCATCCACCGTACCACACGGAGGTAAGTCCTATAGGGGGTGACTCGCCTATATGACATTTGCCTTCAGTGTCTAATCGCTGGAGGCCTGACCTCTGGGACTCCTATGGATCCTTGATGTAggatgctttagcagcagctgcctggcattgGTTTGTTGACCACTAAGATCTTCTAGTGTACCACAGCTCATTCATCCAGAACATGTCCCTCGTGGTATGGAATCGGGTAGGCCGTCGCGATGCATCATGTTAGTATCTCTCCGAGTCTTTATTCTTCTCCTTGTGTCCTTCCACAGATGACGTTGTGTCTAACTATTTTACAAAGGGTAAGAGAGGGAAGCGCTCCGGGATCCTGGTCATCTTCTCCTTCATTAAGGAGGCTATCCTCCCCAGCCGGCAGAAGATGTACTGAGCAAAGCAGTTGTCGGAAGGGCACACCGACATCCGGAGAGCGGCCGCCATGCTGAGTGACACGAGTGGGCGGGAGAGGTCACGGATATAGGAGGTCGTGAAAGTTGTGATGGGTGGAGACGTAGCAGCGGACAGAAGCAGTGGACATCTCCGGACGCTTGACGTATAACTTGGCTTCTTAGAGCTGCATCCAGCAGATGAGCGCGTTAGATCTGGTTTATAGGAGACAGACAATCGCCCTGGGACATCGCCGCTTTCACGGAAGGACGAGAtgtttttgaattaaaaaaaaataataataataatttagtgCCAATAGATCAAACTCCCCTCCCCCGCTCCGATGGCTTCACTTCACTCTTCCGCTCTGCCGACGTGGAAGAAACGTGGTCCTTGTGTCTGCAGCATGGCGTCCCATGGGACTGACATTATTGTGAATTCTCTGCACTCGCCTGGTGCTGATCCTGTGAAATAAAGTCACTATTTCTTACTAATCTCGTCTTCTCATTACAGCAAATGTATTGATGTCCCCGATGGGGCGGGAGGGTTTATGGATAATCAGATGATTGTAAATGTGATTCCCAGGATTTGTTCTCAAAGTGCCGAATGTATCGCAGTACAATTGGTTTTGTCTTGTAGGTGAGATGCCGTGTAGtgagaaactacaactcccaacattccCCTTCCTTACTAGTTCCAGTGTTCACGAGGAGTTGCTATTCAACCATATCTGAAGTCCCAAAGGCGACTAACCATTAGGCGGGAGGAGAAGGATGGGTTGCGGAGATTCTGGGTGTAAGAAGGACAGGGGTCTTACCTACAGGCAGCCCataaaatggaccaactccaaaaatatataattggCTGTTACAATTAGTTCACTGCAGGATTCGCTGAATATTTTTATGTAAACATGTAAAAAAGTGTTATTGCCGAAATAATAGATTTGTAAAAGTGCCAGAGGTGGTcaggacgcccccccccccccccccccccgctgcaagCCGCCTCCTACCATTGGTCTGGGAACTTGGAGAGAGCACAGTCCCGCTCTCTGTGCCCCAGCTCTGACCTCCCTGGTGGCAGGAGGGGGCTAGTGGGGTGGGGGGGTAGTTTGGGAGAGGTGCTCAGGCGCCGTCAGCCTTAACACACTCGACAATCACTCATTGATTGGACTCACTCATTTTGGTCTCGGTTGCAGATAGGGTTGGGTTGAGCGCTCCTCATCCTTCCCATCTCCATAGGATCTGAGCGTCCATGCCGCATTATGGACAGGAGTAGGAACTGAATTACAATGTGCCGCGTGGTCGTCTCTGTCATCATATGGTGAGACCCAATTGACAATAGACTATGGGggccatttacttacccagtccctgcgcgaaccccgatccggacggtccgatgaggatgaactctgccgtgattcatgaagattgtgcgcctgatatcctgcatgtgtcgctatcCTGcccaggtcctccggagttcaccatcttcttcctggtgcatgtaagtgcttgggttgcatcacaatttcaaagttaaatcccgcgctcagtctgaatcatcaTCCGAATCAATCATCTGATGGCACGACcccccagatttgtgttgcatgacgcCCCAAATTCTCAtggcgtgcgacaaaatcctcttctaaatgtggcgcaaaacggaaatcgtcggaatatccaactaAGGCGCGCCCAcatgactcttagtaaataagccctattgtgTGTGGCAAACTTACATCCCGGAATATGAGATCGTATggtggtgtgcatgaggcctaaccagGAGAGTAAACTAATACCAGACGGAAAGAATCTAATTATAGCCAACTTTTACTTGTCCAATTGGTCAGAATTTGAAGTCGTTATGAATAACGGCCATTATCTGACCGGCGTAATCCATGTAAGACGCTCCATTTCATAGATGACGGCTTTACGTGCAGCAGATTGACATTAGCATTAATGACTGTGATTATCGATGAGGGATTCTCCAGGAGAGTGATCTTCTTAGAGACTAAGCTGCCTGTAAACTTTTAACCTTTTACCTTCGATTTACCCCCAACTAACGGGATCTTCCTGCCAGTCATCGTTTTCTGGGACATAATATAAaattaactctttttttttttttttctataaacaaaaatatatttctCAGTAATACAAAATGTG
The DNA window shown above is from Engystomops pustulosus chromosome 1, aEngPut4.maternal, whole genome shotgun sequence and carries:
- the TEX261 gene encoding protein TEX261, whose translation is MWFIYVLSWLSLLIQVAFVTLAIAAGLYYLAELIEEYTVATSRIIKYMIWLSTAVLVGLYLFEKFPLVMIGVGLFTNVVYFGLLQTFPFIMLTSPNFILSCALVVLNHYLAFQYFAEEYYPFSEVLAYFTFCLWLIPFAFFVSLSAGENVLPSTVPHGDDVVSNYFTKGKRGKRSGILVIFSFIKEAILPSRQKMY